A stretch of Arachis hypogaea cultivar Tifrunner chromosome 15, arahy.Tifrunner.gnm2.J5K5, whole genome shotgun sequence DNA encodes these proteins:
- the LOC112748413 gene encoding probable prolyl 4-hydroxylase 9 isoform X1, translating into MKGKAVKGHLIWNTRKFSKPSILICIFFFLAGLFGSSIFFHSQEDTNEGLRLRRSESRLLRSTTEKTEYNLLRAGELGDNSITLIPFQVLSWMPRALYFPNFASSEQCDSIIEMARERLEPSTVALRKGETKASAEGIRTSSGMFIKANEDETGILDVIEEKIARATKIPRSHFEDFNVLRYEIGQRYASHYDAFNSVEYGPQENMRVATFLLYLTDVPEGGETIFPFENGMNMDVSYNYKDCVGLKVKPRKGDGLLFYSLFLNGSIDPTSLHGSCPVIKGEKWVATKWMREQVYG; encoded by the exons ATGAAAGGCAAAGCGGTTAAAGGACACTTGATCTGGAACACAAGGAAGTTCAGCAAGCCTTCCATActcatatgcattttcttctTTCTCGCTGGATTATTCGGTTCTAGCATTTTCTTTCACTCTCAG GAAGATACGAATGAAGGCTTGAGACTGAGAAGGAGTGAGTCGAGGTTGCTTAGATCGACGACGGAGAAAACGGAGTACAATTTGTTGCGCGCAGGAGAGTTAGGTGACAATTCCATCACGTTGATTCCTTTCCAG gttttgagttggatgccTCGCGCTCTCTATTTTCCTAATTTTGCGAGTTCAGAACAATGTGACAGTATAATTGAAATGGCAAGGGAAAGACTCGAACCATCAACTGTGGCATTACGGAAGGGAGAAACGAAAGCGAGTGCAGAGGGAATTAGAACAAG ctCTGGTATGTTTATTAAAGCTAACGAGGATGAAACAGGGATTTTAGATGTTATTGAGGAGAAAATAGCCAGAGCAACTAAAATTCCCCGGAGTCATTTTGAG GACTTTAATGTACTCCGCTATGAGATTGGACAGAGATATGCTTCTCATTATGACGCTTTCAATTCTGTGGAATACGGTCCACAAGAGAACATGAGG GTTGCTACATTTTTGCTGTATTTAACGGACGTTCCAGAAGGTGGGGAGACGATATTTCCATTTGAG AATGGCATGAACATGGACGTTAGCTACAACTACAAGGATTGTGTTGGCTTAAAAGTAAAGCCACGCAAGGGGGATGGACTTCTATTTTACTCGTTGTTCCTTAATGGTTCAATTGATCCG ACATCACTCCACGGAAGCTGCCCCGTAATAAAAGGGGAGAAGTGGGTGGCGACAAAGTGGATGAGGGAACAAGTATATGGATAA
- the LOC112748410 gene encoding uncharacterized protein encodes MGVVIESSVWEPNPSIYIFLFVCCCFSIFLFPYASNHHRTSTIFDHGISSSFLRFQRNFLFVYSLASVMEGLWSVFGEYELASYGLSRKQMIESLYYGYTTALFAAPFLGVLSDLIGHKKVSLIFCILHLFAGIWKRFSEQPSIFMTSIYLSLASTIFLFSFETWMVTQHEKQGHRQDSLNDTFWLMTFFESAWLIASQMFANWLIGNSTDKNIAPSSTIIILATICFTFVTRGWTETPGAGTFKEYSRSFYAYIFGDKRIWLLTWAQMCLHFSIGIFWILWAPTVVADGREVQLGLIYPSFLASRMIGSTIFPCLTSGPSSLRTEDCLVYAYVVLALLLSFVAYDYQEIGFLMTLFSMFHACVGFILPSLARLRTMYVPNELRGGMMGLSIAPANAAILLSVVQGGYYRNVGNSALMAFGVLGLLLAAVCMHALKQLGKQPYHNWHKQ; translated from the exons ATGGGAGTAGTTATTGAGAGCTCCGTTTGGGAACCGAATCCCTCCATATACATCTTCCTCTTCGTTTGTTGTTGCTTCTCGATCTTTCTTTTCCCTTACGCCTCTAACCACCACAGAACCTCCACAATTTTCGATCATGGAATCTCTTCCTCCTTTCTCCGTTTCCAACGCAACTTCCTCTTCGTTTATTCTCTCGCTTCAG TGATGGAAGGTCTGTGGTCAGTGTTCGGGGAGTATGAGTTAGCTTCGTATGGACTCAGCCGAAAACAGATGATCGAGTCTCTGTATTATGGATACACAACGGCTCTCTTCGCTGCTCCTTTCCTTGGCGTGCTTTCAGATTTGAT AGGTCACAAGAAAGTCTCCCTAATCTTTTGCATCCTACACCTGTTTGCTGGCATATGGAAGAGGTTTTCAGAGCAACCAAGCATTTTTATGACTAGCATATATCTCTCTCTGGCCAGTACTATATTTTTATTCAGTTTTGAGACTTGGATGGTTACTCAACATGAAAAG CAAGGGCACAGGCAAGATTCACTTAATGACACATTTTGGTTAATGACTTTCTTTGAGTCTGCATGGTTAATTGCCAGCCAAATGTTTGCAAATTGGCTTATTGGTAATAGTACAGACAAAAACATTGCTCCTTCCTCTACTATTATCATCCTGGCAACCATATGCTTTACTTTTGTCACCAGAGGATGGACAGAAACCCCAGGAGCAGGGACTTTTAAAGAGTATAGTAGGTCCTTCTATGCATATATTTTTGGTG ATAAGAGGATATGGCTGTTAACCTGGGCACAAATGTGCCTTCACTTTTCAATTGGAATTTTTTGGATCCTCTGGGCGCCTACTGTGGTG GCTGATGGGCGAGAGGTGCAATTAGGATTGATATATCCTTCTTTTTTGGCATCAAGGATGATAGGAAGCACCATATTTCCTTGTCTTACAAGTGGTCCATCGTCACTTAGAACTGAGGACTGCCTAGTATATGCATACGTTGTATTGGCTCTTCTCCTGTCTTTTGTGGCTTATGACTATCAG GAAATTGGATTTCTGATGACATTATTTAGCATGTTTCATGCTTGTGTCGGGTTCATTTTACCGTCACTTGCCAGATTGAGGACCAT GTATGTGCCTAATGAATTGCGTGGAGGAATGATGGGCCTTTCTATTGCTCCTGCAAATGCAGCAATTCTTCTTTCTGTGGTACAG GGTGGTTATTATCGGAATGTTGGAAATTCAGCATTAATGGCATTTGGTGTGCTTGGTTTATTGCTAGCAGCTGTTTGCATGCATGCCCTGAAGCAATTGGGAAAGCAACCGTATCACAATTGGCATAAACAGTGA
- the LOC112748406 gene encoding casein kinase II subunit alpha-2, translated as MSKARVYTDINVLRPKEYWDYESLNVQWGDQDDYEVVRKVGRGKYSEVFEGINVNSNERCIIKILKPVKKKKIKREIKILQNLCGGPNIVKLLDIVRDQHSKTPSLIFEYVNSTDFKVLYPTLTDYDIRYYIYELLKALDYCHSQGIMHRDVKPHNVMIDHELRKLRLIDWGLAEFYHPGKEYNVRVASRYFKGPELLVDLQDYDYSLDMWSLGCMFAGMIFRKEPFFYGHDNHDQLVKIAKVLGTDELNAYLNKYHLELDPQLDALVGRHSRKPWSKFINADNQHLVSPEAIDFLDKLLRYDHQDRLTAREAMAHPYFSQVRAAESSRMRTQ; from the exons ATGTCGAAGGCGCGCGTCTACACTGATATAAATGTTCTTCGCCCCAAAGAGTACTGGGATTATGAGTCCCTCAACGTTCAATGGGG TGATCAAGATGATTATGAGGTTGTGCGGAAAGTGGGAAGGGGGAAATATAGCGAGGTATTTGAAGGCATAAATGTTAATAGCAATGAGCGCTGTATAATCAAGATTCTCAAGCCTGTCAAGAAAAAAAAG ATTAAAAGGGAGATTAAAATACTTCAGAACCTCTGTGGAGGCCCTAATATTGTCAAACTTCTTGATATTGTCAGAGATCAACATTCGAAAACTCCTAGCTTGATATTTGAGTATGTCAACAGTACAGATTTTAAAGTTTTGTATCCAACCTTGACTGATTATGACATACGCTATTACATATATGAGCTCCTCAAG GCATTGGATTACTGCCACTCTCAAGGCATAATGCATAGAGATGTCAAGCCTCATAATGTTATGATTGATCATGAATTAAGAAAACTTCGCTTAATAGATTGGGGTCTTGCTGAATTTTATCATCCTGGAAAGGAATATAATGTTCGTGTGGCTTCAAG ATACTTCAAGGGGCCTGAACTTCTAGTTGATTTGCAAGACTATGACTATTCATTAGATATGTGGAGCCTTGGCTGCATGTTTGCTGGAATG ATATTTCGCAAGGAACCTTTCTTCTATGGTCATGACAACCATGATCAGCTTGTCAAAATAGCTAAG GTGCTTGGGACTGATGAACTGAACGCGTATCTGAATAAGTATCATCTAGAGCTTGATCCTCAACTTGATGCTCTTGTTGGAAG ACACAGTCGCAAACCATGGTCTAAGTTTATCAATGCAGATAATCAGCATCTTGTGTCTCCAGAG GCAATTGATTTTCTTGATAAGCTCCTTCGGTATGATCACCAAGACAGGCTAACAGCCAGAGAAGCAATG GCACATCCATATTTCTCTCAAGTTAGGGCTGCAGAAAGTAGCAGAATGAGGACACAGTAA
- the LOC112748405 gene encoding ribonuclease III domain-containing protein RNC1, chloroplastic, translating to MELSSSSSLLSPKPCSPALSSYSFSSSFSPFPIKNHNSRNRNPRSFRILAVALEPPQQELPNTSPHPLLKELAERKKITSPKKKGPTRRFLLKPPLDDNKLADRFLKSPQMSLKSFPLLSSCLPSSRLNSADKAWIEDYLLEAKQALGYPLEPSEALGDDNPAKQFDDLLYLAFQHPSCERTKARHVRSGHSRLFFIGQYVLELVMAEFCLQRYPMESPGPMRERVFGLIGKRSLPRWIKAASLQNLVFPYDDIDRMLRKDREGPVKSVFGALFGAIYLCHGIPEVYRVLFEVFGMDPDAEDCQPKLRRQLEDIDHVSNELEGKISWQDIVSYRPPADALVAHPRLFRACVPPGMHRFRGNLWDYDSRPKVMKTLGYPLEMTDSIPEITEARNIELGLGLQLCFMHPSKYKFEHPRFCFERLEYIGQKIQDLVMAERLLMKHLDAPGLWLQERHRRLLLNKYCGRYLREKHLHGFAIYADDKQDSFERNRRNRNPATASIQQAIHGLSYLVYGKRDVRRLMFEVFDFEQVQPKEV from the exons ATGGaactctcttcttcctcctccttacTCTCCCCGAAACCATGTTCACCCGCCCTTTCCAGCTACTCCTTCTCCTCTTCATTCTCCCCCTTCCCAATAAAAAACCACAATTCCAGAAACCGGAATCCACGGAGCTTTCGCATTCTCGCCGTAGCCTTGGAACCGCCGCAGCAGGAACTCCCCAACACCAGCCCCCATCCTCTCCTCAAGGAGCTCGCCGAACGCAAGAAGATAACTTCTCCTAAGAAGAAAGGTCCCACAAGAAGGTTCCTCTTGAAGCCCCCATTAGACGACAACAAACTCGCTGACAG GTTCCTCAAGAGCCCACAAATGTCCCTAAAATCGTTCCCCTTGTTGAGTTCGTGCTTGCCTTCTTCGCGGCTCAACAGTGCCGACAAGGCATGGATTGAGGACTACTTGCTGGAAGCCAAGCAGGCTCTGGGGTACCCTCTTGAGCCCTCCGAGGCTCTGGGGGACGACAACCCTGCCAAACAGTTCGATGATTTGTTGTATCTGGCATTTCAGCATCCGTCCTGCGAGAGGACCAAGGCGCGCCACGTGAGGTCAGGGCATTCTAGGCTGTTCTTTATTGGACAGTACGTGCTGGAATTGGTCATGGCAGAGTTCTGCTTGCAGAGGTATCCTATGGAGTCGCCGGGTCCTATGAGGGAGAGAGTGTTTGGTTTGATTGGGAAGAGGAGCTTGCCTCGGTGGATCAAGGCTGCAAGCTTGCAGAATTTGGTTTTTCCCTATGATGATATTGATCGGATGTTGAGGAAGGATAGGGAGGGACCTGTAAA GTCAGTATTTGGAGCTTTGTTTGGTGCAATCTATCTTTGTCATGGTATTCCAGAAGTATATCGTGTTCTTTTTGAAGTATTTGGAATGGATCCAGATGCTGAAGATTGCCAACCCAAACTGCGCAGACAACTTGAAGACATAGATCATGTGTCTAATGAACTTGAAGGCAAGATAAGCTGGCAGGATATTGTCTCATATAGG CCTCCTGCAGATGCTCTGGTTGCACATCCAAGGCTGTTCCGAGCTTGTGTTCCTCCAGGCATGCATAGATTCAGAGGAAATTTATGGGATTATGATAGCAGACCCAAGGTTATGAAGACACTTGGATATCCGTTAGAAATGACTGATAGTATTCCAGAGATTACAGAAGCCAGGAACATAGAGCTTGGACTTGGATTGCAG CTCTGTTTCATGCATCCATCAAAGTACAAATTTGAGCATCCTCGATTTTGCTTTGAGAGATTAGAATACATCGGCCAAAAGATACAG GATTTGGTGATGGCTGAAAGATTGTTGATGAAGCATTTAGACGCTCCAGGATTATGGCTTCAAGAGAGGCACCGACGCCTTCTTCTGAACAAGTATTGTGGTAGATATTTGAGGGAGAAACATCTTCATGGTTTTGCTATATATGCTGACGATAAACAAGACTCTTTCGAGCGCAACCGGAGGAACAGAAACCCTGCCACAGCATCTATTCAACAAGCGATTCACGGGCTTTCATATCTTGTTTATGGGAAACGCGATGTGAGACGTCTAATGTTTGAGGTTTTTGACTTTGAGCAGGTTCAGCCTAAAGAAGTCTAA
- the LOC112748411 gene encoding uncharacterized protein, whose amino-acid sequence MELLWDLASTIALSLLLPLIFIKVLSVTPNLDANEEVSVIASEHDDDDHDHGVKSEEVVQVVAKFDESRDKSVLDKLAVPEILHVSCGSPKIRNSGDVDGEERVHNEIEVVDLADNDSAKEVESDVVEFEISQCDENCNNNNNDYEIAEQDDDDDDDWEGIERTELERRFGEAVLFVGSKVNAEAVASLGNALKMKLYGYHRIATEGPCRQPQPMALKFSARAKWNAWQQLGNMNPEMAMERYISLLSENIPGWGIDSPYENAKSVPADIHRSSYLKA is encoded by the exons ATGGAGCTTTTATGGGATCTTGCCTCCACCATAGCTCTCTCTCTTCTGCTTCCTTTGATTTTCATCAAGGTCTTGTCCGTGACGCCGAACTTGGATGCAAATGAGGAAGTGTCCGTTATTGCAAGTgaacatgatgatgatgatcatgatcaTGGAGTCAAATCTGAAGAAGTTGTTCAGGTTGTGGCGAAATTTGATGAATCTAGAGACAAATCAGTATTGGATAAGCTTGCAGTTCCAGAAATATTGCATGTGAGTTGTGGATCGCCAAAGATTCGCAATTCAGGTGATGTTGATGGCGAGGAAAGAGTTCACAATGAAATCGAAGTCGTGGATTTGGCAGACAATGATTCTGCTAAAGAGGTTGAATCAGATGTGGTAGAGTTTGAGATCTCGCAGTGTGATgaaaattgcaataataataataatgattatgAGATTGCTGagcaggatgatgatgatgatgatgattgggaGGGAATAGAGAGAACAGAGTTGGAGAGGCGTTTTGGTGAAGCAGTTTTATTTGTTGGGTCAAAGGTCAATGCTGAAGCAGTTGCGAGTCTTGGTAATGCTCTGAAGATGAAGTTATACGGTTATCACAGAATAGCAACTGAGGGTCCTTGTAGGCAACCACAGCCAATGGCACTCAAGTTCTCTGCTCGAGCAAAGTG GAATGCGTGGCAGCAACTTGGGAATATGAATCCAGAGATGGCCATGGAGCGATATATCAGCCTTCTTTCAGAAAACATTCCTGGTTGGGGGATAGATTCTCCTTAT GAAAACGCTAAATCGGTTCCTGCAGATATACACAGATCTTCTTATTTGAAGGCATAG
- the LOC112748413 gene encoding probable prolyl 4-hydroxylase 9 isoform X3 produces the protein MKGKAVKGHLIWNTRKFSKPSILICIFFFLAGLFGSSIFFHSQEDTNEGLRLRRSESRLLRSTTEKTEYNLLRAGELGDNSITLIPFQVLSWMPRALYFPNFASSEQCDSIIEMARERLEPSTVALRKGETKASAEGIRTSSGMFIKANEDETGILDVIEEKIARATKIPRSHFEVATFLLYLTDVPEGGETIFPFENGMNMDVSYNYKDCVGLKVKPRKGDGLLFYSLFLNGSIDPTSLHGSCPVIKGEKWVATKWMREQVYG, from the exons ATGAAAGGCAAAGCGGTTAAAGGACACTTGATCTGGAACACAAGGAAGTTCAGCAAGCCTTCCATActcatatgcattttcttctTTCTCGCTGGATTATTCGGTTCTAGCATTTTCTTTCACTCTCAG GAAGATACGAATGAAGGCTTGAGACTGAGAAGGAGTGAGTCGAGGTTGCTTAGATCGACGACGGAGAAAACGGAGTACAATTTGTTGCGCGCAGGAGAGTTAGGTGACAATTCCATCACGTTGATTCCTTTCCAG gttttgagttggatgccTCGCGCTCTCTATTTTCCTAATTTTGCGAGTTCAGAACAATGTGACAGTATAATTGAAATGGCAAGGGAAAGACTCGAACCATCAACTGTGGCATTACGGAAGGGAGAAACGAAAGCGAGTGCAGAGGGAATTAGAACAAG ctCTGGTATGTTTATTAAAGCTAACGAGGATGAAACAGGGATTTTAGATGTTATTGAGGAGAAAATAGCCAGAGCAACTAAAATTCCCCGGAGTCATTTTGAG GTTGCTACATTTTTGCTGTATTTAACGGACGTTCCAGAAGGTGGGGAGACGATATTTCCATTTGAG AATGGCATGAACATGGACGTTAGCTACAACTACAAGGATTGTGTTGGCTTAAAAGTAAAGCCACGCAAGGGGGATGGACTTCTATTTTACTCGTTGTTCCTTAATGGTTCAATTGATCCG ACATCACTCCACGGAAGCTGCCCCGTAATAAAAGGGGAGAAGTGGGTGGCGACAAAGTGGATGAGGGAACAAGTATATGGATAA
- the LOC112748413 gene encoding probable prolyl 4-hydroxylase 9 isoform X2 yields the protein MKGKAVKGHLIWNTRKFSKPSILICIFFFLAGLFGSSIFFHSQEDTNEGLRLRRSESRLLRSTTEKTEYNLLRAGELGDNSITLIPFQVLSWMPRALYFPNFASSEQCDSIIEMARERLEPSTVALRKGETKASAEGIRTSSGMFIKANEDETGILDVIEEKIARATKIPRSHFERYASHYDAFNSVEYGPQENMRVATFLLYLTDVPEGGETIFPFENGMNMDVSYNYKDCVGLKVKPRKGDGLLFYSLFLNGSIDPTSLHGSCPVIKGEKWVATKWMREQVYG from the exons ATGAAAGGCAAAGCGGTTAAAGGACACTTGATCTGGAACACAAGGAAGTTCAGCAAGCCTTCCATActcatatgcattttcttctTTCTCGCTGGATTATTCGGTTCTAGCATTTTCTTTCACTCTCAG GAAGATACGAATGAAGGCTTGAGACTGAGAAGGAGTGAGTCGAGGTTGCTTAGATCGACGACGGAGAAAACGGAGTACAATTTGTTGCGCGCAGGAGAGTTAGGTGACAATTCCATCACGTTGATTCCTTTCCAG gttttgagttggatgccTCGCGCTCTCTATTTTCCTAATTTTGCGAGTTCAGAACAATGTGACAGTATAATTGAAATGGCAAGGGAAAGACTCGAACCATCAACTGTGGCATTACGGAAGGGAGAAACGAAAGCGAGTGCAGAGGGAATTAGAACAAG ctCTGGTATGTTTATTAAAGCTAACGAGGATGAAACAGGGATTTTAGATGTTATTGAGGAGAAAATAGCCAGAGCAACTAAAATTCCCCGGAGTCATTTTGAG AGATATGCTTCTCATTATGACGCTTTCAATTCTGTGGAATACGGTCCACAAGAGAACATGAGG GTTGCTACATTTTTGCTGTATTTAACGGACGTTCCAGAAGGTGGGGAGACGATATTTCCATTTGAG AATGGCATGAACATGGACGTTAGCTACAACTACAAGGATTGTGTTGGCTTAAAAGTAAAGCCACGCAAGGGGGATGGACTTCTATTTTACTCGTTGTTCCTTAATGGTTCAATTGATCCG ACATCACTCCACGGAAGCTGCCCCGTAATAAAAGGGGAGAAGTGGGTGGCGACAAAGTGGATGAGGGAACAAGTATATGGATAA
- the LOC112748407 gene encoding uncharacterized protein At2g23090 produces MGGGNGQKAKMAREKNLEKQKAAKGSQLDSNKKAMSIQCKVCMQTFMCTTSEVKCREHAEAKHPKSDVYVCFPHLKN; encoded by the exons ATGGGAGGAGGCAATGGGCAAAAGGCAAAGATGGCTCGTGAGAAGAACCTCGAGAAGCAGAAGGCCGCAAAAG GAAGCCAGCTGGATTCAAACAAGAAAGCTATGTCGATCCAG TGCAAGGTATGCATGCAGACATTTATGTGCACCACATCAGAAGTGAAGTGCAGGGAGCACGCCGAAGCCAAACACCCTAAATCCGATGTTTATGTTTGTTTTCCTCACCttaaaaactaa